A stretch of Flavobacterium sp. N1994 DNA encodes these proteins:
- a CDS encoding T9SS type A sorting domain-containing protein yields MKKQLLLLILCLSTQLNYSQVISMIGSTSPSGNWTVDTDMNTTDNITYTLNNVTITTATDPGTTGLKFRQAHDWTVNWGSANFPSGTATQGGANIMTTAGTYDITFNRVNGTYTFIPSGFPTIGIWGPAVDSQNGFVGPDVKMGTTDGIIYTLSGFYFSSGTAYFRFNNDNFNTWGSVAFPTGTAVQGGPTIQVTGGEWFVTFNRNTGAYSFAYPSVGILGTALNGFTVADTDLSTSDGFSYSISNLVLTDGLVKFRKDNSWDVNWGAVDFPTGTGTQNGPDIPVTAGTYNITFDKSNGNYTFTNTLSITENAITNVKIYPNPTNSFWNISHTTTIDSIELIDVTGKMLQRFTPNASQFQLDGAAFSQGVYFVKITSGLDFAVQKIIKN; encoded by the coding sequence ATGAAAAAACAATTACTCTTACTTATTCTTTGTCTAAGTACACAACTAAATTATAGTCAAGTTATTTCTATGATTGGAAGTACTAGCCCTTCAGGAAATTGGACTGTGGACACTGATATGAATACCACAGACAATATTACTTATACTTTAAATAATGTTACCATAACAACAGCTACAGATCCTGGTACAACTGGATTGAAATTCAGACAAGCACATGATTGGACTGTCAATTGGGGTTCTGCTAATTTTCCATCAGGAACTGCTACACAAGGTGGAGCAAATATCATGACCACAGCAGGAACTTATGATATAACTTTCAACAGAGTAAATGGAACCTACACTTTTATTCCATCAGGTTTTCCAACTATTGGAATTTGGGGGCCGGCGGTAGATTCTCAAAATGGTTTTGTTGGCCCAGATGTAAAAATGGGAACTACGGATGGTATTATTTACACGCTATCTGGTTTTTATTTTAGTAGTGGTACAGCCTATTTCCGTTTTAATAATGATAACTTTAATACTTGGGGAAGTGTAGCTTTTCCAACGGGAACAGCTGTTCAAGGAGGTCCAACAATACAGGTAACAGGTGGTGAATGGTTTGTAACTTTTAACCGAAATACTGGAGCATATAGTTTTGCTTATCCAAGTGTTGGAATTCTAGGAACCGCTCTTAATGGGTTTACAGTTGCTGACACTGATTTATCAACATCTGATGGATTTAGCTACTCCATTTCTAATCTAGTATTAACAGATGGTCTTGTTAAGTTCAGAAAAGACAATTCATGGGATGTCAATTGGGGGGCTGTAGATTTCCCAACAGGAACAGGAACTCAAAACGGACCAGACATACCTGTGACTGCAGGGACTTACAATATTACTTTCGATAAAAGTAATGGAAATTATACGTTTACCAATACATTATCAATTACTGAAAATGCTATTACAAATGTCAAAATATACCCTAATCCAACAAATTCATTTTGGAACATCTCGCATACAACCACTATAGATAGTATCGAACTTATTGATGTGACTGGTAAAATGCTACAACGTTTTACGCCTAATGCTTCTCAATTCCAATTAGACGGGGCTGCATTTAGTCAAGGAGTTTATTTTGTGAAAATTACTTCAGGTTTAGATTTTGCAGTGCAAAAAATTATCAAGAATTGA
- a CDS encoding pyridoxal phosphate-dependent aminotransferase produces the protein MPKISLKGQHMPESPIRKLVPYSEIAKKKGNKVYHLNIGQPDIKTPDVALNAVKNADIKVLEYSHSAGFESYRTKLSAYYKSHGLPIDVADIIITTGGSEALLFAMGSTMDVDDEIIIPEPFYANYNGFSTASGVKVVPVISTIDEGFALPPIAAFEKLITPKTKAILICNPGNPTGYLYSQEEILQLAAIVKKHDLFLIADEVYREFIYDENDKHFSVMNVPGLEENAIMIDSVSKRYSMCGARIGCIVSKNKEVMATAMKFAQARLSPPTYAQIASEAALDTPQSYFDAVIEEYKERRDTLIAELQKIDGVKVGTPKGAFYCIAKLPVKNADDFAQWLLESYDNNKETVMVAPAAGFYSTPNVGLDEVRIAYVLKKEDLIRSVAILKEALKAYNQK, from the coding sequence ATGCCAAAAATATCATTAAAAGGGCAGCACATGCCTGAATCGCCAATCCGAAAATTGGTGCCCTATTCAGAAATTGCAAAAAAGAAAGGAAATAAAGTATACCATTTAAATATTGGACAACCCGATATTAAAACTCCTGATGTGGCTTTAAATGCGGTTAAAAATGCGGATATTAAAGTGTTAGAATACAGCCACTCCGCAGGTTTTGAGAGTTACAGAACTAAACTTTCTGCTTACTACAAATCACATGGTTTACCCATTGATGTTGCCGATATAATAATTACAACAGGTGGTTCTGAAGCCTTGCTTTTTGCAATGGGAAGCACTATGGATGTGGATGATGAAATCATTATACCAGAACCTTTCTATGCTAACTACAATGGGTTTTCTACCGCTTCTGGTGTGAAAGTTGTACCTGTGATTTCTACCATTGATGAAGGTTTTGCACTACCACCGATTGCTGCTTTTGAAAAATTAATTACACCAAAAACAAAAGCCATTCTAATTTGCAATCCCGGAAATCCTACTGGCTATTTATATTCACAAGAGGAAATTTTACAATTGGCCGCCATCGTTAAAAAACACGATTTATTTCTAATAGCCGATGAAGTATACAGAGAATTTATCTATGATGAAAATGATAAACACTTCTCCGTAATGAACGTTCCAGGTTTAGAAGAAAATGCCATCATGATTGATTCGGTTTCCAAAAGATACAGTATGTGTGGGGCCCGAATTGGATGTATAGTTTCTAAAAATAAAGAAGTCATGGCAACTGCAATGAAGTTCGCACAAGCAAGACTAAGTCCACCCACTTATGCCCAAATTGCCAGCGAAGCAGCCTTAGACACCCCACAAAGTTATTTTGACGCTGTCATCGAAGAATACAAAGAAAGAAGAGATACTTTAATTGCCGAACTACAAAAAATTGATGGCGTAAAAGTAGGTACTCCAAAAGGGGCGTTTTATTGTATCGCCAAATTACCAGTCAAAAATGCAGACGATTTTGCACAATGGCTTTTGGAGTCTTATGATAACAACAAGGAAACAGTAATGGTCGCTCCCGCTGCTGGCTTCTATTCTACTCCAAATGTGGGTTTAGACGAAGTCCGTATCGCTTATGTTTTAAAGAAAGAAGATTTGATTCGTTCAGTCGCAATTTTAAAAGAAGCATTAAAAGCTTATAACCAAAAGTAA
- a CDS encoding DUF1573 domain-containing protein has product MKKYILLTVLLVNATIFAQGGPKIEFKDKDNTIDYGTVNKEDDNGVRSFEFTNTGDEPLIITNVQSTCGCTVPSKPTEPILPGKTGKIDVKYNMHTGPIRKTITVESNAVNVQEGRVAIKIKGEVVEKPVVNLLEKKSTSPMMQ; this is encoded by the coding sequence ATGAAAAAATATATACTTTTAACTGTACTCCTTGTAAACGCTACGATTTTCGCTCAAGGTGGTCCTAAGATTGAATTTAAGGATAAAGACAATACTATTGACTACGGAACAGTAAACAAAGAAGATGATAATGGTGTTCGCTCTTTTGAGTTTACCAATACAGGAGATGAACCTCTTATCATTACTAATGTGCAATCTACTTGTGGTTGTACTGTACCATCAAAACCAACTGAACCAATATTACCAGGAAAAACAGGGAAAATTGATGTGAAGTACAATATGCATACTGGCCCAATTAGAAAAACAATTACGGTGGAAAGTAATGCTGTTAATGTACAAGAAGGACGAGTAGCCATAAAAATAAAAGGTGAAGTGGTTGAAAAACCGGTAGTCAACCTTCTAGAGAAAAAATCAACAAGTCCGATGATGCAATAA
- a CDS encoding nucleoside-diphosphate kinase, producing MATNRTFTMIKPDGVENGHIGGILNMITEGGFRIVAMKLTQLTVADAKAFYAVHAERPFYGELVEFMTRGPIVAAILEKENAVEDFRTLIGATNPAQAAEGTIRKKYATSVGENAVHGSDSDENAAIESAFHFAGREQF from the coding sequence ATGGCAACGAATAGAACATTTACCATGATTAAACCAGATGGTGTTGAAAACGGACACATCGGTGGAATATTAAATATGATTACTGAAGGTGGTTTCAGAATTGTAGCAATGAAATTAACACAATTAACTGTAGCAGATGCTAAAGCATTTTATGCAGTACACGCTGAAAGACCTTTCTACGGAGAATTAGTAGAATTTATGACACGTGGACCAATTGTAGCAGCAATTTTAGAAAAAGAAAATGCAGTTGAAGACTTCAGAACGTTGATTGGTGCTACAAATCCAGCACAAGCAGCTGAAGGCACTATTCGTAAAAAATATGCCACTTCAGTAGGTGAAAATGCAGTTCATGGTTCAGACAGTGATGAAAATGCAGCTATCGAAAGTGCTTTTCATTTTGCAGGAAGAGAGCAGTTCTAA
- a CDS encoding cysteine desulfurase family protein, with amino-acid sequence MQKIYFDNAATTPIRQEVIDEMVRVMQTEYGNPSSTHSIGRSSKAVIETSRKTIAKYLHCNASEIVFTSNATEATNWIVRSAVRDFGIKRIITSKVEHHATLYTILALQQEYGIQVEYLSVNHEGVLDYNKLTSLLSDETKTLVSLMHVNNETGVVNDIKRIGEMCHQNKALFHCDTVQSIGKTELDLQQLPIDFIVASAHKFHGPKGIGFAFVRKSLVLQPMIFGGEQEKGWRAGTESVHQIAGMAKALELSHDYLAAETIIIGDLKEYCLKQLRNAFPEIKVNGSNTFYNILNVILPFSSEKTAMILFNLDMKGIAVSRGSACQSGSIKPSHVLAEMLTVEELAKPSLRISFSHYNTKKEIDYFVETLKSI; translated from the coding sequence ATGCAAAAAATTTACTTCGATAACGCAGCCACTACTCCCATTCGTCAAGAAGTTATTGATGAAATGGTTAGAGTGATGCAAACGGAATATGGAAATCCTTCTTCTACACATAGCATTGGTAGAAGTTCGAAAGCAGTTATAGAAACTTCTAGAAAAACGATTGCCAAATATTTGCATTGCAATGCTTCCGAAATAGTTTTTACTTCAAACGCTACTGAAGCCACCAATTGGATAGTAAGAAGTGCAGTCAGAGATTTTGGTATAAAAAGAATCATTACTTCCAAGGTGGAACATCATGCTACACTCTATACCATTTTGGCTTTGCAACAAGAGTATGGAATTCAAGTGGAGTATTTGAGTGTCAATCACGAAGGGGTTTTAGATTACAATAAATTAACTTCATTGCTTTCTGATGAAACAAAAACATTAGTGTCCCTGATGCATGTGAATAATGAGACTGGTGTTGTTAACGATATCAAGAGGATAGGAGAGATGTGTCATCAAAACAAAGCCTTATTTCATTGTGATACAGTACAATCTATTGGTAAAACGGAATTGGATTTGCAACAATTGCCTATCGATTTTATAGTAGCTAGTGCTCATAAATTTCATGGGCCAAAAGGCATTGGGTTTGCTTTTGTTCGCAAAAGTTTAGTATTGCAACCTATGATTTTTGGAGGAGAGCAAGAAAAAGGCTGGAGAGCGGGAACCGAATCCGTGCATCAGATTGCTGGTATGGCAAAAGCCTTGGAGTTATCGCATGACTATTTAGCTGCTGAAACCATTATCATCGGAGACTTAAAGGAGTATTGTTTAAAACAATTGCGAAATGCTTTCCCTGAAATTAAAGTAAACGGTTCGAATACTTTTTATAATATTCTAAATGTTATACTGCCTTTTTCTTCTGAAAAAACAGCTATGATTTTATTTAATTTGGATATGAAAGGAATTGCAGTTTCTCGTGGAAGCGCTTGTCAAAGCGGAAGCATAAAACCTTCTCATGTTTTAGCCGAAATGCTCACGGTTGAAGAATTAGCCAAACCAAGTTTACGTATCTCTTTTAGTCATTACAACACAAAAAAAGAAATTGATTATTTTGTCGAAACGCTAAAAAGTATTTAG
- a CDS encoding valine--tRNA ligase, protein MIPVQFNAKEVEKKWYDYWMKNKYFHSKPDHRTPYTITIPPPNVTGVLHMGHMLNNTIQDVLIRRARLKGFNACWVPGTDHASIATEAKVVAKLKSEGINKNDLTREEFLKHAWDWTNKYGGTILEQLKQLGCSCDWDRTKFTMDPDMSASVIKSFVDLYKKGHIYRGYRMVNWDPEAKTTLSDEEVIYEERQGKLYFLKYQIVGSNEFVTIATTRPETILGDTAICIHPDDERYQHLKGKQAIVPICNRFIPIIFDDYVDMEFGTGCLKVTPAHDVNDKALGEKHNLEIIDIFNEDATLNSFGLQYQGKDRFVVREEISRELEAIDALAKVENHINKVGTSERTKAVIEPRLSDQWFLSMEELVKPAIKAVLETKEIKLYPSRFDNTYRHWLENIRDWNISRQLWWGQQIPAYYYGDGKEDFVVAETKEEALALAKIATMNDQLTQSDLTQDADALDTWFSSWLWPIAVFGGMLDPENEDFKYYYPTNDLVTGPDILFFWVARMIIAGYEYTGKKPFTNVYLTGLVRDKQRRKMSKSLGNSPEPLELIEKFGADGVRVGLLLSASAGNDIMFDEELCNNGKAFANKIWNAFRLIKGWEVTDIPQLESSKVAIEWYEAKLQQTLLEIEDHFEKYRLSDALMSIYKLVWDDFCSWFLEMIKPAYQQPIDSTTYNKAIEMLEANLKLLHPFMPFLTEEIWQHITERTPEQALIIAEYPIMTSFKEQLITDFDFAAEVIAGVRTIRKEKNIAMKDAIDLKAINHEKVSLYFDSVIMKLGNITSLEYISEKVDGALTYRVKSNEYFIPVSGNIDIAAEIAKLTEELKYTQGFLRSVQGKLSNDKFVSGAPPQVIDNERKKEADALAKITTIEQSLASLK, encoded by the coding sequence ATGATTCCTGTACAATTCAACGCCAAAGAAGTAGAAAAAAAATGGTATGACTATTGGATGAAAAACAAGTATTTTCATTCGAAACCCGACCATAGAACTCCATATACTATTACAATTCCACCACCCAACGTGACTGGTGTTTTACATATGGGCCATATGTTGAATAACACTATTCAAGATGTTTTGATTCGTCGTGCTAGATTGAAAGGATTCAATGCTTGTTGGGTACCAGGAACAGACCATGCTTCTATTGCTACTGAAGCTAAGGTTGTTGCTAAGCTAAAAAGCGAAGGGATAAACAAAAATGATTTAACCCGAGAAGAGTTTTTGAAACATGCTTGGGATTGGACTAATAAATACGGAGGGACTATTCTTGAGCAATTAAAGCAATTAGGTTGTTCTTGTGATTGGGATAGAACTAAATTTACCATGGACCCGGATATGTCCGCATCGGTAATTAAATCGTTTGTTGATTTATATAAAAAGGGACATATTTATCGCGGTTACCGTATGGTGAACTGGGATCCTGAAGCAAAAACTACTTTGTCTGATGAAGAAGTAATTTATGAAGAACGTCAAGGAAAGTTGTACTTTTTAAAATACCAAATTGTAGGCAGTAATGAGTTTGTAACGATTGCAACAACACGTCCAGAAACCATTTTGGGAGATACTGCTATTTGTATTCATCCAGATGATGAGCGTTATCAGCATTTGAAAGGAAAACAAGCCATTGTTCCTATTTGCAATCGTTTTATCCCAATTATCTTTGATGATTACGTGGATATGGAATTTGGTACAGGTTGTTTAAAAGTAACACCTGCTCACGATGTAAACGACAAAGCATTAGGTGAAAAACACAACCTAGAAATCATTGATATTTTTAATGAGGATGCTACTTTGAATAGTTTTGGTTTACAGTATCAAGGTAAGGACCGATTTGTAGTTCGAGAAGAAATTTCACGAGAATTAGAAGCTATCGATGCTTTAGCAAAAGTGGAAAACCACATTAATAAAGTTGGGACTTCAGAAAGAACTAAAGCTGTTATCGAACCAAGATTATCCGATCAATGGTTTTTGAGTATGGAAGAGTTAGTTAAACCTGCCATCAAAGCGGTATTAGAAACTAAAGAAATTAAACTATATCCATCTCGTTTTGACAATACTTACCGTCATTGGTTAGAAAATATACGTGATTGGAATATATCACGCCAATTGTGGTGGGGACAACAAATTCCTGCCTATTATTATGGAGATGGTAAAGAAGATTTTGTAGTTGCTGAAACTAAAGAAGAAGCCTTAGCTTTAGCTAAAATAGCTACAATGAATGACCAACTAACCCAGTCCGACTTGACTCAAGATGCTGATGCATTAGATACTTGGTTCTCTTCATGGCTATGGCCAATAGCGGTTTTTGGCGGGATGCTTGACCCAGAAAATGAAGATTTTAAATACTATTATCCAACTAATGATTTAGTAACTGGACCAGATATTTTATTCTTTTGGGTAGCTCGTATGATTATTGCGGGTTATGAATATACGGGTAAAAAGCCTTTTACCAATGTATACTTGACAGGGTTAGTTCGAGACAAACAACGTCGTAAAATGTCTAAATCGTTAGGAAACTCTCCTGAACCATTGGAACTGATTGAAAAATTTGGCGCTGATGGAGTAAGAGTAGGGTTGTTGTTAAGTGCTTCTGCTGGTAACGACATTATGTTTGATGAAGAATTGTGTAACAATGGTAAAGCTTTTGCCAATAAAATATGGAATGCTTTTCGCTTAATCAAAGGTTGGGAAGTTACTGATATTCCTCAGCTGGAAAGCTCTAAAGTGGCTATAGAATGGTATGAAGCCAAGTTACAACAAACACTATTAGAAATTGAAGATCATTTCGAAAAATACCGTTTGTCTGATGCTTTGATGAGTATCTATAAATTGGTTTGGGATGATTTCTGTTCTTGGTTTTTGGAAATGATAAAACCAGCCTATCAACAACCAATTGACAGCACAACATACAATAAAGCTATTGAAATGTTGGAAGCTAATTTAAAATTATTGCATCCTTTTATGCCTTTCTTGACAGAAGAGATTTGGCAACATATTACTGAAAGAACACCAGAACAAGCATTGATTATTGCTGAATACCCTATTATGACTTCGTTTAAAGAGCAACTAATTACTGATTTTGATTTTGCTGCCGAAGTTATTGCAGGTGTCAGAACCATCCGAAAAGAGAAAAATATTGCCATGAAAGATGCTATAGATTTGAAAGCAATAAATCATGAAAAGGTTTCCTTGTATTTTGATAGTGTTATAATGAAACTGGGTAACATTACTTCTTTAGAATATATTTCAGAAAAAGTTGATGGCGCTTTGACGTATCGAGTAAAATCAAATGAATATTTTATACCAGTTTCTGGAAATATTGATATTGCTGCTGAAATTGCCAAGCTTACAGAAGAGTTGAAATACACGCAAGGATTTTTAAGAAGCGTACAAGGCAAATTATCTAATGATAAATTCGTTTCAGGTGCACCACCTCAAGTCATAGATAATGAAAGGAAAAAAGAGGCTGATGCTTTAGCAAAGATTACTACAATAGAGCAAAGTTTAGCTAGTTTGAAATAA
- a CDS encoding PDZ domain-containing protein, giving the protein MRFKLLFLFLLFSITTFGQSEFQITGNQKKVVIPFKLINNLIFIPIKVNGEDLTFLLDTGVEETILFSLDDKEQVQFFNIEKLKLTGLGNNDAVEAYKSSKNKLEANGYVDLNHEIYLVLDQDFNFSSKVGIPVNGIIGYHFFKNNKVEINYEKKKVIIYSDSNKKLEKKLNRNFSKEPIIIEESKPYFISTITQDDKIVSSKLLLDTGNSDALWVFLNKTKDIVLPKNTIDDFLGRGFSGEIFGKRGRLNSFSFGNTAFENPIVTFPDSTSNRKVNFVTNRIGSIGGEVMQRFTVIFDYKNNLIYTKANDKINDPFNFNMSGIEVEHAGLEWTKESYENNRPEGIQIYTNNTDERFQNKLQIKFELKPIFRISNIRKDSNAEKVGLKKGDKILKINGNKIKDLTIEKINELLKSQEGKTIKIEIERNTIPFTYKFQLKSIL; this is encoded by the coding sequence ATGCGTTTCAAATTATTGTTTCTATTTCTTCTTTTTTCCATCACTACTTTTGGACAATCAGAATTTCAAATAACAGGTAACCAAAAAAAAGTCGTCATTCCTTTTAAACTGATTAACAATTTGATTTTCATTCCTATAAAAGTAAATGGTGAAGACTTGACTTTTTTGTTGGATACAGGAGTAGAAGAGACCATACTTTTTAGTTTAGATGACAAAGAACAAGTTCAATTTTTTAATATCGAAAAATTAAAACTTACTGGACTTGGCAATAATGATGCAGTAGAAGCTTATAAATCCTCTAAAAACAAACTTGAAGCTAATGGTTATGTTGATTTAAATCATGAAATTTATTTGGTATTAGATCAAGACTTTAATTTTTCTTCTAAGGTTGGTATTCCTGTGAATGGCATCATTGGGTATCATTTTTTTAAAAACAATAAGGTTGAAATTAATTATGAAAAGAAAAAAGTAATCATCTATTCCGATTCCAATAAAAAATTAGAGAAGAAACTTAACAGAAATTTCAGTAAAGAGCCGATAATTATTGAAGAAAGTAAGCCTTATTTTATTTCTACTATTACGCAGGATGACAAAATTGTATCCTCAAAATTATTATTAGATACGGGAAACAGTGATGCGCTTTGGGTTTTTTTGAATAAAACTAAAGACATTGTATTGCCAAAGAATACCATTGATGATTTTTTGGGAAGAGGGTTTAGTGGTGAAATATTTGGAAAACGAGGTAGACTCAATAGTTTTAGTTTTGGAAATACCGCTTTCGAAAATCCAATAGTTACTTTTCCGGATTCAACCTCGAATCGAAAAGTAAATTTTGTAACCAATAGAATAGGGTCAATCGGGGGTGAAGTAATGCAAAGATTTACAGTGATTTTTGACTATAAAAATAACCTTATTTACACTAAAGCAAACGATAAAATAAATGATCCATTCAATTTTAACATGAGTGGAATCGAGGTGGAACATGCAGGTTTAGAATGGACAAAAGAATCTTATGAAAATAATAGACCAGAGGGGATACAAATTTATACTAACAATACTGATGAAAGGTTTCAAAACAAACTTCAAATTAAATTTGAACTGAAACCCATTTTTCGAATTTCTAATATACGGAAAGATTCAAACGCTGAGAAAGTAGGTTTAAAAAAAGGAGATAAAATTCTTAAAATAAATGGTAATAAGATTAAAGATTTAACCATTGAAAAAATCAACGAGTTGCTCAAGTCACAAGAAGGCAAAACCATTAAAATAGAAATTGAGAGAAATACTATTCCCTTTACTTATAAATTTCAACTCAAAAGTATTCTATAA
- the bshC gene encoding bacillithiol biosynthesis cysteine-adding enzyme BshC produces MPIDSISYQKSGYFTKLIVDYLEEKPELKSLYNRFPKLENFKNQIDEKAVNYVQESRKVLVEALKNQYQKFEISTNTIENISLLSDAKTFTVTTGHQLNLFTGPLYFLYKIVSTINLCKELKQKYPNYNFVPIYWMATEDHDFEEINYFQFKKTKIKWNTTSNGSVGRLSTVGLEEVLAVFGDLLGIGQNANYLKQLFENSYLKHNNLADATRFLANELFGDKGLVILDGDDRSLKQLFIPFVKEELLNKTSFKKVTDTNSILKKDYEIQVNPREINLFYIENKLRERIVFEDNLFKVNNTKLSFSEKEILALLQSHPEKFSPNVILRPLYQEVILPNLCYIGGGGEISYWLQLLSNFQVNKITFPILLIRNSVLLATEKQVQKADKLNLTWSDLFSNQQELFNTKTQEFSRFKIDFSEQKEHLKQQFQKLIEIANQTDKSFLGAVKAQEIKQTKGLENLEKRLLKAEKRVHAEKLERIILLQNELFPNHGLQERKLNFSEFYLDVNQKLIEKLIHELNPLESNFSIITL; encoded by the coding sequence ATGCCAATCGACAGTATTAGCTATCAAAAATCAGGTTATTTCACTAAACTAATTGTAGATTATTTAGAGGAAAAGCCAGAATTGAAGTCCCTTTACAATCGGTTTCCTAAACTTGAGAATTTTAAAAATCAAATTGACGAAAAGGCAGTAAATTATGTGCAAGAAAGTAGAAAAGTTTTAGTTGAAGCTTTAAAAAATCAATATCAAAAATTTGAAATTTCAACGAATACAATAGAAAACATTTCTCTTTTATCTGATGCTAAAACTTTTACGGTAACTACTGGTCATCAGTTAAACTTATTTACTGGTCCACTATATTTTTTATATAAAATTGTTTCTACTATAAATCTTTGCAAAGAATTAAAACAAAAATATCCTAACTATAACTTTGTTCCCATTTATTGGATGGCAACAGAAGATCATGATTTTGAAGAAATCAATTATTTTCAGTTTAAAAAAACCAAAATAAAATGGAATACCACAAGTAATGGCTCTGTTGGAAGGCTCTCTACTGTTGGATTGGAAGAGGTATTAGCTGTTTTTGGTGACCTACTGGGTATCGGGCAAAATGCCAACTATTTAAAACAACTTTTCGAAAACAGTTATTTAAAACACAATAATCTTGCTGATGCTACAAGGTTTTTGGCTAATGAATTATTTGGAGACAAAGGATTAGTTATTCTTGATGGTGATGATAGATCTTTAAAACAATTATTCATTCCTTTTGTAAAAGAAGAGTTGCTAAACAAAACATCATTTAAAAAGGTTACAGATACGAATTCGATTCTCAAAAAAGACTATGAAATTCAAGTAAACCCGAGGGAAATTAATCTGTTTTACATCGAAAATAAGCTTCGGGAACGAATAGTTTTTGAAGACAATCTGTTTAAAGTAAACAATACCAAACTGAGTTTTTCTGAAAAAGAAATTTTAGCATTACTGCAAAGCCATCCTGAAAAGTTTAGCCCTAATGTTATTTTAAGACCTTTATATCAAGAGGTTATCTTGCCCAATTTATGCTATATTGGAGGTGGTGGTGAAATCAGTTATTGGTTGCAATTACTCTCCAATTTTCAAGTAAACAAGATTACTTTTCCAATACTTTTAATTCGAAATTCCGTATTATTAGCTACTGAAAAGCAAGTTCAAAAAGCCGATAAATTAAACCTAACTTGGTCTGATTTATTTTCTAATCAACAAGAATTATTCAATACTAAAACTCAGGAGTTTTCTAGGTTTAAAATAGATTTTTCAGAGCAAAAAGAGCATTTGAAGCAACAATTTCAAAAGCTAATTGAGATTGCTAATCAAACTGACAAATCATTTTTAGGTGCTGTAAAAGCACAGGAAATAAAACAAACAAAAGGTTTGGAAAACTTAGAAAAACGATTACTAAAAGCGGAAAAAAGAGTACATGCTGAAAAGTTAGAACGCATTATACTTTTACAAAACGAACTTTTTCCTAACCATGGATTACAAGAGAGAAAACTAAATTTTTCGGAGTTTTATTTAGATGTAAATCAAAAGTTAATAGAAAAATTGATCCATGAACTCAACCCCTTGGAATCTAATTTTAGCATAATAACTCTTTAA